A portion of the Staphylococcus felis genome contains these proteins:
- a CDS encoding 5'-nucleotidase, lipoprotein e(P4) family has translation MHKWAKLSATLIATSLLTAPLAQSVQADEMQSATEQSQGTMQTAEQTLGQQNIMSVSWYQNSTEAKALYAQGYNAAKESLSQKIKQHKGGKKLAIALDIDETVLDNSPYQAYSALYGQTFPEGWHEWVASAQAEPVYGVKDFLDYAHKNNVEIFYISDRSHEKDLNATIKNLKKEKLPQANSKHVLLKKEGEHGKSERRNQVRTQYNLVMLFGDNLLDFDEPSEPTAKARDTFLKQHEDEFGSKYIIFPNPMYGSWEATLYNNDYSIDATQKDQLRKESIHFFDPKSQKVQDYQV, from the coding sequence ATGCACAAATGGGCAAAACTATCAGCAACACTTATAGCAACAAGTCTATTAACAGCACCGTTAGCTCAATCCGTACAAGCTGATGAAATGCAGAGTGCTACGGAGCAATCGCAAGGTACGATGCAAACAGCAGAGCAAACGCTTGGTCAACAAAATATAATGAGTGTATCTTGGTATCAGAATTCTACTGAAGCAAAGGCGCTTTATGCGCAAGGGTATAACGCAGCAAAAGAATCTTTGAGCCAAAAAATTAAGCAACATAAAGGTGGAAAGAAATTAGCAATCGCATTAGACATCGACGAAACTGTATTGGATAATTCACCATATCAAGCGTATAGTGCATTATATGGACAAACATTTCCAGAAGGTTGGCATGAGTGGGTTGCTTCTGCACAAGCGGAGCCTGTATATGGTGTTAAAGACTTTTTAGATTATGCGCATAAAAATAATGTAGAAATCTTTTATATTTCAGATCGTTCACATGAAAAAGACTTAAATGCAACGATTAAAAATTTGAAAAAAGAAAAATTACCTCAAGCAAATTCTAAACACGTGTTACTCAAAAAAGAAGGGGAACATGGTAAATCAGAAAGACGTAATCAAGTGCGTACACAATATAATTTGGTGATGCTGTTTGGTGATAATTTATTAGATTTTGATGAACCTTCTGAGCCTACAGCAAAAGCACGAGACACTTTCTTAAAACAACACGAAGATGAATTTGGAAGTAAATATATTATTTTCCCAAATCCAATGTATGGCAGTTGGGAAGCGACATTATACAACAATGATTATAGTATTGATGCAACACAAAAAGATCAACTCAGAAAAGAATCTATTCATTTCTTTGATCCAAAAAGCCAAAAGGTACAAGATTATCAAGTGTAA
- the fabF gene encoding beta-ketoacyl-ACP synthase II — protein MTKKQRVVVTGLGALSPIGNDVPTMWNNALNGVNGIDSITRIDTDPYQVHIAGELKDFDVESYIPKKEARKMARFTQYAVVAARQAIEDSGLTIDETNANRVGVWIGSGIGGMETFEEAFEQLQKRGPRRVSPFFVPMLIPDMASGQVSIDLGAKGPNGSTVTACATATNSIGEAFKFIERGDADVMIAGGTEAPITHMSIAGFSASRALSTNDDVETACRPFQEGRDGFVMGEGAGILVLESLESAQARGANIYAEVVGYGSTGDAHHITAPAPEGEGGSRAMEAALNDAGIEPKDVQYLNAHGTSTPVGDLYEIQAIQKTFGEAAKSLKISSTKSMTGHLLGATGGIEAIFSILSIRDSKVAPTIHANTPDPEIDLDITPNKAVDLDIEYAMSNSLGFGGHNAVLVFKKFND, from the coding sequence ATGACAAAGAAGCAACGTGTTGTAGTGACAGGTTTAGGTGCATTATCACCGATTGGTAATGACGTACCTACAATGTGGAATAATGCCTTAAATGGTGTCAACGGTATCGACTCGATTACAAGAATTGATACTGATCCTTATCAGGTACATATAGCAGGAGAATTAAAAGACTTTGATGTTGAATCGTATATTCCTAAGAAAGAAGCACGTAAAATGGCGCGATTTACACAATATGCGGTGGTCGCTGCACGACAAGCTATTGAAGATTCTGGTTTAACGATTGATGAAACAAATGCAAATCGTGTTGGTGTATGGATTGGTTCAGGAATAGGTGGTATGGAAACGTTTGAAGAAGCATTCGAGCAACTTCAAAAACGTGGACCACGTCGAGTGAGTCCGTTTTTTGTACCTATGCTTATTCCGGATATGGCATCAGGACAAGTTTCAATTGACTTAGGTGCAAAAGGGCCTAATGGATCAACGGTGACTGCTTGTGCAACAGCAACCAATTCAATAGGTGAAGCTTTTAAATTTATTGAACGTGGCGATGCAGATGTTATGATTGCAGGTGGAACAGAGGCGCCTATTACACATATGTCTATCGCAGGATTTAGTGCGAGTCGTGCATTATCAACAAATGATGATGTTGAAACGGCATGTCGTCCTTTCCAAGAAGGACGTGACGGCTTTGTAATGGGTGAAGGTGCAGGAATACTCGTTCTTGAGTCACTAGAGTCAGCACAAGCGCGTGGAGCAAATATTTATGCAGAAGTTGTAGGATATGGCTCAACAGGTGATGCTCATCATATCACAGCACCGGCTCCTGAAGGCGAAGGAGGTTCGCGTGCAATGGAAGCAGCATTAAATGATGCTGGTATTGAGCCTAAAGACGTACAATATTTAAATGCACATGGTACAAGCACACCAGTTGGAGATTTATACGAAATACAAGCGATTCAAAAAACGTTTGGAGAAGCGGCGAAATCTTTAAAAATTAGTTCGACTAAGTCAATGACTGGTCATTTATTAGGTGCCACAGGTGGTATTGAAGCTATCTTTTCAATTCTATCAATTAGAGACAGTAAAGTTGCGCCGACAATTCATGCCAATACACCTGATCCTGAGATCGATTTAGATATTACGCCAAATAAAGCTGTGGATTTAGATATTGAATACGCAATGAGTAACAGCTTAGGATTTGGCGGACATAATGCAGTACTTGTTTTTAAAAAATTTAATGATTAA
- a CDS encoding beta-ketoacyl-ACP synthase III has product MNVGIKGFGTYVPERVIDNAYFESYLETSDEWISQMTGIKERRWAHEQQDTSDLAYEASVRAIEDAGIKPNDIDMVIVATSTGDHRFPTVANMLQERLGLQKVASMDQLAACTGFMYGIVTARSFVLSGDYHNVLVVGADKLSKITDLNDRSTAILFGDGAGAAIIGEVSENRGILSYELGSDGIGGKYLYQDNDTNFIRMNGREVFKFAVRVMGDSSSRAIEKANMTSDDINMFIPHQANIRIMESSRQRLKLPKEKMSVSVDKYGNTSAASIPLSIGQELKNGKIKDDDVLVLVGFGGGLTWGSVVIRWGK; this is encoded by the coding sequence ATGAACGTAGGTATAAAAGGGTTTGGGACATACGTGCCTGAACGTGTTATTGATAATGCATATTTCGAATCGTACCTTGAAACATCAGATGAATGGATTTCTCAAATGACAGGAATTAAAGAGCGTAGATGGGCTCATGAGCAACAAGATACGTCAGACTTAGCTTATGAAGCAAGTGTACGAGCAATTGAAGATGCAGGTATCAAGCCAAATGACATCGACATGGTTATCGTAGCGACGTCTACAGGAGATCACCGTTTTCCAACTGTAGCCAATATGTTGCAAGAACGACTTGGTCTTCAGAAAGTAGCATCAATGGATCAACTTGCTGCTTGTACAGGTTTTATGTATGGTATTGTGACAGCGAGATCATTTGTACTTTCAGGTGACTATCATAATGTTTTAGTTGTTGGGGCTGATAAACTTTCCAAAATTACAGATTTGAATGATCGTTCAACAGCAATCTTATTTGGTGATGGTGCTGGAGCAGCGATTATTGGTGAAGTCTCAGAAAACCGTGGTATTTTAAGTTATGAACTAGGTTCTGATGGTATAGGTGGCAAATATTTATACCAAGATAATGATACAAATTTTATACGAATGAATGGGCGCGAAGTATTTAAGTTTGCTGTAAGAGTTATGGGAGATTCATCTTCACGTGCAATAGAAAAAGCAAATATGACGTCAGATGATATTAATATGTTTATCCCACATCAAGCTAATATTAGAATTATGGAATCATCACGTCAGCGCCTTAAATTACCTAAAGAAAAGATGAGTGTTTCAGTAGATAAGTATGGCAATACATCTGCTGCTTCTATTCCTTTGAGTATAGGTCAAGAGTTAAAAAATGGTAAAATTAAAGATGATGATGTACTCGTGTTAGTCGGTTTTGGTGGCGGATTGACATGGGGATCAGTTGTCATAAGATGGGGTAAATAG
- the clpB gene encoding ATP-dependent chaperone ClpB produces the protein MNINQMTHSIQNALQKAIEYTKDYKLTNVEVEAVLKAVLEETDSLYQIILERANVDTNALKDAYENKLKNYPTVKGDNVQYGQYVSSQTHQLFNKAESYMKSYEDEFISMEHIVRAAIDVDSTTQQFVQNKKEVIIEVIKKLRGGNHVTTQNPEVNYEALSKYGRDLVEEVRKGNMDPVIGRDEEIRNTIRILSRKTKNNPVLIGEPGVGKTAIVEGLAQRIVKKDVPESLLDKTVFELDLSALVAGAKYRGEFEERLKAVLKEVKESDGRILLFIDEIHMLVGAGKTDGAMDAGNMLKPMLARGELHCIGATTLNEYREYIEKDSALERRFQKVNVSEPNIEDTISILRGLKERYEVHHGVRIQDRALVAAAELSDRYITDRFLPDKAIDLVDQASATIRTEMGSNPTELDQANRRVMQLEIEENALKKESDEASRIRLKELQEELAEEKEKQAQLQARVEEEKEKIAKVQEKRAELDESRKALEDAENNYDLEKAAILQHGKIPELEKELKTLEAAFQEDQGDDKADRIIREVVTDEEIGEIVSQWTGIPVSKLVETEREKLLHLSDILHERVVGQDRAVDLVSDAVVRARAGIKDPNRPIGSFLFLGPTGVGKTELAKSLASSLFDSEKHMIRIDMSEYMEKHSVSRLIGAPPGYVGHDEGGQLTEAVRRNPYSVILLDEIEKAHSDVFNVLLQILDEGRLTDSKGRRVDFKNTIIIMTSNIGSQILLEDVKDTGVITEETENKVMQSLNAYFKPEILNRMDDIVLFRPLSIDDMQMIVDKILVNLNMRLMDQRIQLDMSEEAENWMGREAYEPQFGARPLKRFVQRHVETPLARLMIKDNLPEGTRVHGYLKDNEIAFDIEKPTLEA, from the coding sequence TTGAATATTAATCAAATGACACATTCTATTCAAAACGCACTTCAAAAAGCAATTGAATATACTAAAGATTATAAGTTAACAAACGTTGAAGTAGAGGCTGTTCTAAAAGCAGTCCTTGAAGAAACAGATAGTTTATATCAAATCATTTTAGAACGCGCGAACGTAGATACAAATGCCTTAAAAGATGCATATGAAAATAAACTTAAAAATTATCCAACTGTTAAAGGGGATAATGTTCAATATGGACAATACGTATCATCTCAGACACATCAGCTGTTTAATAAAGCTGAGTCATATATGAAATCATATGAAGATGAGTTTATTTCAATGGAGCATATCGTTCGTGCTGCTATTGATGTCGATTCAACGACACAACAATTTGTACAAAATAAAAAAGAAGTTATCATCGAAGTGATTAAAAAATTAAGAGGAGGGAATCATGTGACAACACAAAACCCTGAAGTGAACTATGAAGCACTGTCTAAATACGGAAGAGATTTAGTCGAAGAAGTGCGTAAAGGAAATATGGATCCAGTTATTGGGCGAGATGAAGAAATCAGAAATACAATACGTATATTAAGTCGAAAAACGAAAAATAACCCCGTCTTAATTGGAGAACCAGGTGTTGGTAAAACAGCCATTGTAGAAGGGCTTGCACAACGTATAGTCAAAAAAGACGTCCCAGAGTCATTGTTAGATAAAACAGTATTTGAGCTTGATTTAAGTGCGCTTGTCGCTGGAGCTAAGTACCGAGGTGAATTTGAAGAACGTCTTAAAGCCGTTTTAAAAGAAGTCAAAGAATCAGATGGTCGCATTTTACTGTTTATTGATGAAATTCACATGTTAGTAGGAGCAGGTAAAACGGATGGTGCCATGGACGCTGGCAATATGCTAAAACCCATGCTAGCGCGGGGTGAATTGCACTGTATCGGCGCAACAACATTAAATGAGTATCGTGAATATATCGAAAAAGATTCAGCATTAGAGCGTCGATTCCAAAAGGTTAACGTTTCTGAGCCGAATATAGAGGATACGATTTCAATTTTACGTGGTTTGAAAGAACGTTACGAAGTGCACCACGGTGTACGCATTCAAGATAGAGCACTTGTAGCTGCAGCAGAATTATCAGACCGCTATATCACGGATCGTTTTTTACCGGATAAAGCAATTGATCTTGTAGACCAAGCTTCGGCAACGATTCGAACAGAAATGGGTTCAAACCCAACAGAATTGGATCAGGCAAACCGCCGCGTAATGCAACTAGAAATCGAAGAAAATGCTTTGAAAAAAGAATCAGATGAAGCAAGCCGTATCCGTTTAAAAGAACTTCAAGAAGAATTAGCTGAAGAAAAAGAGAAACAAGCACAACTTCAAGCACGTGTGGAAGAAGAAAAAGAAAAAATAGCTAAAGTTCAAGAAAAACGTGCAGAACTTGACGAAAGTCGTAAAGCATTAGAAGATGCTGAGAACAATTACGACCTTGAAAAAGCAGCTATACTTCAACACGGAAAAATACCTGAATTAGAAAAAGAACTCAAAACATTAGAAGCGGCTTTTCAAGAAGATCAAGGCGACGACAAAGCAGATCGTATTATTCGAGAGGTCGTAACAGATGAAGAAATCGGTGAAATTGTGAGTCAATGGACAGGAATTCCTGTATCTAAACTTGTCGAAACAGAGCGTGAAAAACTGCTACATTTATCCGATATTTTACACGAACGCGTTGTGGGTCAAGACCGCGCAGTTGATTTAGTGTCTGATGCAGTGGTACGCGCACGTGCAGGAATTAAAGATCCAAATCGTCCAATTGGTTCATTTTTATTCCTTGGACCAACGGGGGTCGGAAAGACAGAGCTGGCAAAGTCATTGGCATCGTCATTATTTGATTCTGAAAAGCATATGATACGTATTGATATGAGTGAGTACATGGAAAAACATTCAGTCTCACGTTTAATTGGAGCCCCTCCTGGTTATGTAGGGCATGACGAAGGTGGACAACTGACTGAAGCCGTTCGACGTAACCCATACTCGGTCATTTTATTAGATGAAATTGAAAAGGCGCACTCAGATGTCTTTAATGTCTTGCTTCAAATTTTAGATGAAGGTCGCTTGACTGATTCTAAAGGGCGTCGTGTTGATTTCAAAAATACAATCATTATTATGACAAGTAATATTGGATCACAAATATTACTTGAAGATGTGAAAGATACAGGTGTTATTACGGAAGAAACTGAAAATAAAGTGATGCAAAGTTTAAATGCATACTTTAAACCAGAGATATTGAACCGTATGGATGACATTGTACTATTCCGTCCATTATCAATTGATGATATGCAAATGATTGTCGATAAAATTTTAGTTAACTTAAATATGCGCTTAATGGATCAACGTATCCAACTGGATATGTCCGAAGAAGCAGAAAATTGGATGGGTCGAGAAGCGTATGAGCCACAATTTGGAGCACGTCCACTTAAACGATTTGTCCAAAGACATGTTGAAACACCATTAGCAAGATTGATGATTAAAGACAATTTACCTGAAGGCACACGAGTACACGGTTATTTAAAAGATAACGAAATTGCTTTTGATATTGAAAAACCAACACTAGAGGCTTAA
- a CDS encoding YjzD family protein, which produces MKYIVTLVWAILLLEMVNFVLNSLNGGGSVDVITPLVVAVITTIAVIILGKAMTPPKYEEHQPK; this is translated from the coding sequence ATGAAATACATTGTAACATTAGTTTGGGCTATATTATTATTAGAAATGGTTAACTTTGTATTAAATAGCTTAAATGGTGGTGGTTCAGTTGATGTAATAACGCCGCTAGTTGTCGCTGTCATTACTACAATTGCTGTCATTATTTTAGGCAAAGCGATGACGCCACCCAAATATGAAGAGCATCAACCTAAATAA
- a CDS encoding DUF3899 domain-containing protein yields the protein MGHMQFFNIKTFVIPILTILLSVIFWFFTYHSWVHFINTFFVISFIFGIFLFILLVIQEGILDTTSYGFRKFRYQLMRQKTKVLYKDDDFFNPKTPKKPFYIVQPWIKGALLIQLGFILLSIILAFLIA from the coding sequence ATGGGTCACATGCAATTTTTCAATATTAAAACGTTTGTTATCCCTATACTTACTATTTTACTAAGTGTTATTTTTTGGTTTTTCACCTATCATTCGTGGGTTCATTTCATCAATACATTTTTCGTCATTTCCTTTATTTTTGGAATTTTTTTATTTATATTATTGGTAATACAAGAGGGCATTCTCGACACAACAAGTTATGGTTTTAGAAAATTTAGATACCAATTGATGCGTCAAAAGACAAAAGTGTTATACAAAGATGATGATTTTTTTAATCCTAAAACACCTAAAAAGCCTTTTTACATTGTTCAACCATGGATTAAAGGGGCATTATTGATACAACTGGGTTTCATATTATTATCTATCATTCTTGCTTTTTTAATTGCTTAA
- a CDS encoding fumarylacetoacetate hydrolase family protein, translating to MKFLSFKHKDQTSYGVKVKREEAAWDLIKVFADFVEGDFQPKTLLEGLQHNQTVDFQEQVRKAVVAAEESGRAEAYKVQFEEIEFLPPVTPTNNVIAFGRNYKDHAQELNHEVDRLYVFTKAASSLTGDESTIPNHKDVTDQLDYEGELGIVIGKHGSKIPKGLALDYVYGYTIINDITDRKAQKQHDQAFLSKSLTGACPMGPYIVTKDELPTPENVNIVTKVNNKIRQDGNTSEMILKIDELIQEISKYVALHPGDIIATGTPAGVGAGMNPPQFLQPGDEVKVTIDNIGTLTNYISKSEES from the coding sequence ATGAAATTTTTATCATTCAAACATAAAGATCAAACGTCTTATGGTGTTAAAGTAAAGCGTGAAGAAGCAGCTTGGGATTTAATAAAAGTATTCGCTGACTTCGTGGAAGGAGATTTTCAGCCTAAAACGTTATTAGAAGGATTGCAACATAATCAAACAGTAGATTTTCAAGAGCAAGTACGTAAAGCTGTTGTTGCTGCTGAGGAAAGTGGTCGTGCTGAAGCATATAAAGTTCAATTTGAAGAGATTGAATTTTTGCCACCAGTGACGCCTACAAATAATGTCATTGCTTTTGGTCGCAATTATAAGGATCACGCACAAGAGCTCAATCACGAGGTCGACCGATTATATGTTTTCACTAAAGCCGCTTCATCTTTAACTGGTGATGAAAGCACAATTCCAAATCATAAAGATGTGACTGATCAATTAGACTATGAAGGTGAACTCGGTATTGTCATTGGCAAACACGGTTCCAAAATACCAAAAGGTCTAGCGTTGGATTATGTGTATGGTTATACAATTATTAATGATATTACTGACCGCAAAGCGCAAAAACAACACGATCAAGCATTCTTATCAAAAAGTTTAACAGGCGCTTGTCCAATGGGACCGTACATCGTCACAAAAGATGAGTTACCGACACCAGAAAATGTAAATATCGTTACTAAAGTGAATAATAAGATACGTCAAGATGGTAATACTTCAGAGATGATACTCAAAATTGATGAATTAATTCAAGAAATTTCAAAATATGTTGCGTTACATCCAGGTGATATTATCGCAACTGGAACGCCAGCTGGGGTAGGTGCAGGTATGAATCCACCTCAATTTTTACAACCAGGTGATGAAGTCAAAGTGACCATTGATAACATTGGTACTTTAACAAATTACATTTCTAAATCAGAAGAATCATAA
- a CDS encoding CoA-disulfide reductase, whose protein sequence is MTRKIIIVGAVAGGATCASQIRRLDSSSEITVYDKGAFMSFANCGLPYYLGNVVKERDDLLPETPESFKSNRNINVKLKHEVIAIDSKNQTVTIHNHENGHTFKDAYDVLVLSPGARARQLNFDSSRLFTLRNMEDTDQIESFIEAHQVNDVLVVGAGYISLEVVENMYERGLNPTLIHRSESINKLMDQDMNAVIFDALKSHQISYRLNEEIKSINDKEVTFTSGLVESYDLIITGVGVIPNSEFIQDSGVNINDQGYIPVNDHFQTNIPNIYAIGDITTHHYRHVDLPTHVPLAWGAHRAASIVAEHLIGNTHVRFKGFLGANIVQFFEYTLASTGVSTADLSKFNYRVIDVKNGTHAGYYPQNSEVHLRVYFDTDTRQIIRAAAVGQKGVDKRIDVLTMAMMHHAKVDDLVEFEVAYAPPYSHPKDLINMIGYKSRNH, encoded by the coding sequence ATGACGAGAAAAATAATTATCGTTGGTGCAGTAGCTGGTGGTGCCACATGTGCAAGTCAAATTCGACGATTAGATTCATCAAGCGAGATTACAGTTTATGACAAAGGAGCCTTTATGAGTTTTGCAAATTGTGGCTTACCTTATTATTTAGGCAATGTGGTCAAAGAACGTGATGATTTATTACCAGAGACACCCGAATCCTTTAAATCCAATCGTAATATTAATGTTAAATTAAAACATGAGGTCATCGCAATCGATAGTAAAAATCAAACCGTTACAATTCATAACCATGAAAATGGTCATACATTTAAGGATGCCTATGATGTTTTAGTATTGAGTCCAGGTGCACGTGCACGTCAACTTAATTTTGATTCGTCACGACTTTTTACATTACGTAATATGGAAGATACTGATCAAATTGAATCTTTTATTGAGGCGCACCAAGTTAACGATGTACTTGTGGTTGGGGCTGGTTATATCAGTTTAGAAGTCGTTGAAAATATGTATGAGCGCGGATTAAATCCTACTTTGATTCATCGTTCTGAATCCATCAATAAACTTATGGATCAAGATATGAATGCGGTCATCTTTGACGCATTGAAATCACATCAGATTTCTTACCGTTTGAATGAAGAGATTAAATCTATCAATGATAAAGAGGTCACTTTTACATCAGGGTTAGTAGAATCTTATGACTTAATTATCACAGGTGTGGGTGTTATTCCGAATTCAGAGTTTATACAAGATTCTGGTGTCAATATAAACGACCAAGGTTATATTCCAGTAAATGATCATTTTCAAACTAACATTCCTAACATCTATGCTATTGGTGATATTACAACACATCATTATCGTCATGTTGATTTACCAACGCATGTCCCTCTCGCTTGGGGTGCTCATCGTGCTGCAAGTATTGTCGCGGAGCATTTAATCGGCAATACTCACGTTCGTTTTAAAGGGTTTTTAGGGGCAAATATTGTCCAATTTTTTGAGTACACGTTAGCAAGTACAGGTGTTTCAACTGCTGATCTTTCAAAATTCAACTATCGCGTTATCGATGTCAAAAATGGGACACATGCAGGATATTATCCTCAAAATTCAGAAGTTCATTTACGTGTCTATTTTGATACTGATACACGGCAAATCATTCGTGCAGCTGCTGTAGGTCAAAAGGGTGTTGATAAACGTATCGATGTATTAACGATGGCTATGATGCATCATGCAAAAGTGGATGACTTGGTCGAATTTGAAGTCGCCTATGCACCACCATACAGTCATCCTAAAGATTTGATTAATATGATAGGATATAAATCTCGAAATCACTAA
- a CDS encoding metal-sulfur cluster assembly factor has translation MEEALKDSILGALENVIDPELGIDIVNLGLVYKVDLDDDGLCTVEMTLTSIGCPLGPQIVDQVKTALGELPEIKDTEVNIVWNPPWNKDMMSRYAKIALGVN, from the coding sequence ATGGAAGAGGCGTTAAAAGATAGTATTTTAGGTGCATTAGAAAATGTTATTGACCCTGAATTAGGTATAGATATCGTTAATTTAGGTCTTGTATATAAAGTGGATTTAGATGATGATGGATTATGTACAGTTGAAATGACTTTAACTTCTATTGGTTGTCCATTAGGGCCACAAATTGTCGATCAAGTCAAAACAGCATTAGGTGAATTACCAGAGATTAAAGATACTGAAGTCAATATCGTTTGGAATCCACCTTGGAATAAAGATATGATGTCACGTTATGCAAAAATTGCATTAGGTGTTAATTAA
- a CDS encoding Cof-type HAD-IIB family hydrolase codes for MKKYLICLDLDGTLLDDTKEIPQYTFKVLTALQNQGHILMITTGRPYRASRRYYEELNMHSPVINFNGAYIHHPLDSNFKVLHEQLDQSLSYSILETLKKMNVKNIIAEVMDCVYIDKPDPRLFDGFSVGNPKTEVGDLRYILKEDPTSILIEAEEYMIPRVKQALTRFYAENIEHRRWGAPFPVIEIVKKGISKATGIDYVRHYLDIERDAIIAFGDEDNDLEMIKYAKYGIAMGNAIDELKHVAHSCTLSNNEDGIGVYLNEFFNLNIPK; via the coding sequence ATGAAAAAGTATTTAATTTGTTTAGATTTAGATGGGACATTATTAGATGATACTAAAGAAATCCCTCAATATACATTTAAAGTTTTAACAGCGTTACAAAACCAAGGTCATATATTAATGATTACAACAGGAAGACCTTACCGTGCAAGTAGACGTTACTATGAAGAATTGAACATGCACTCCCCTGTCATTAACTTTAATGGCGCATACATTCATCACCCGCTGGACTCCAATTTCAAAGTATTACATGAACAATTGGATCAATCTTTATCGTATAGTATCCTTGAAACTTTAAAGAAAATGAATGTTAAAAATATTATTGCTGAAGTGATGGATTGTGTCTATATCGATAAGCCTGACCCACGGCTATTTGATGGCTTTAGTGTCGGCAATCCTAAAACTGAAGTTGGCGATTTACGCTATATTTTAAAAGAAGACCCTACGAGTATTCTGATTGAAGCCGAAGAGTATATGATTCCTAGAGTTAAACAAGCTTTAACACGTTTTTATGCCGAAAACATTGAACATCGTCGTTGGGGTGCACCGTTTCCAGTCATAGAAATTGTCAAAAAAGGCATTAGTAAAGCAACTGGTATTGATTACGTACGTCACTACCTTGATATTGAGCGTGATGCTATTATTGCTTTTGGCGATGAAGATAATGACCTTGAAATGATAAAATATGCGAAATACGGCATAGCTATGGGAAATGCGATTGATGAATTAAAACACGTTGCCCACTCATGCACGCTTTCAAATAATGAGGATGGCATAGGAGTGTATCTAAACGAATTTTTCAATCTTAATATACCAAAATAA
- a CDS encoding YisL family protein gives MLLTNLHIISWVILLILFFAAYENFSDKQGATPLFKPLHMALRLFMVFVLITGFWLISKAFMSGDANHMLLTLKMVGGLAVVGLMEVTLARKKKATSSRKLFVWTWVVAIITILLGAILPWGPITGLFH, from the coding sequence ATGCTTTTAACAAATTTGCATATTATAAGTTGGGTTATTTTGCTAATTCTATTTTTTGCAGCATATGAAAATTTCTCAGATAAACAAGGCGCAACGCCATTATTTAAGCCACTACACATGGCATTACGTCTTTTTATGGTATTTGTATTGATTACAGGCTTTTGGCTTATTTCAAAAGCGTTTATGAGTGGAGATGCAAACCATATGCTATTAACATTGAAGATGGTTGGTGGATTAGCTGTTGTGGGGTTAATGGAAGTGACATTAGCACGTAAGAAAAAGGCAACTTCAAGTCGTAAGCTGTTTGTGTGGACATGGGTTGTTGCGATTATCACGATTCTTTTAGGTGCTATTTTGCCTTGGGGACCTATTACTGGACTCTTTCACTAA